Proteins found in one Misgurnus anguillicaudatus chromosome 3, ASM2758022v2, whole genome shotgun sequence genomic segment:
- the rab33bb gene encoding ras-related protein Rab-33B, with amino-acid sequence MESFLESSSSYDGNHAPCARTCKIIMIGDAGVGKTCLTHRFCTGHFPSRTEATIGLDFREKLLEIEGERIRVQLWDTAGQERFRKCMVQHYYRNVHGIVFVFDVTNPSSFCNLPSWMDECRQHCLGLDVPRALVCNKADLASSTTSVLIEQARHLAEVHRMSFFLTSAKGHRGENLDSIFMTLAQKSKGHRGQGGNGYMLVSGRAEAESFKISARCKTKEDARKWDCSC; translated from the exons ATGGAGTCGTTCCTGGAGAGCTCCAGCTCATATGACGGTAACCACGCGCCCTGCGCACGCACCTGTAAGATCATCATGATCGGAGACGCGGGTGTCGGGAAAACCTGTCTCACCCACCGCTTCTGTACCGGACACTTTCCCAGCAGAACCGAGGCCACGATCGGACTCGACTTCCGCGAGAAACTTCTTGAGATCGAAGGCGAGAGAATCAGA GTGCAACTGTGGGACACGGCTGGTCAGGAGCGTTTTCGCAAATGCATGGTGCAGCACTACTATCGCAATGTACATGGAATCGTCTTTGTCTTTGATGTCACTAACCCTTCTAGTTTTTGCAATCTGCCATCATGGATGGATGAGTGTCGCCAACACTGTCTTGGTCTCGATGTACCCCGTGCTCTTGTTTGCAATAAGGCCGACCTGGCTTCATCCACAACCTCTGTTTTAATTGAACAGGCTCGTCACTTAGCTGAAGTCCACAGAATGTCTTTTTTCCTTACTTCAGCTAAAGGTCACAGAGGAGAAAATTTGGACAGCATCTTCATGACCTTGGCACAGAAGTCGAAGGGACACAGAGGACAGGGTGGGAATGGATACATGTTGGTGTCTGGCAGAGCAGAGGCAGAGAGCTTCAAAATTTCAGCGAGATGCAAAACAAAGGAAGATGCAAGGAAATGGGACTGCTCTTGCTAA